In one Aquabacterium sp. OR-4 genomic region, the following are encoded:
- the pcnB gene encoding polynucleotide adenylyltransferase PcnB: protein MIKKLIQRLLGQGDATAQAAAAVTPGAAAPAGAPARPKIPLGKRVEVPVSEHGIDRQLVDERAIKVVRTLQQAGYQAYIVGGAVRDLLVGRAPKDFDVATDATPEQVKAQFRRAFIIGRRFRIVHVVHGRGRDHEVIEVSTFRAYLDASDATQVGGNEKTSKAELAGQAHAVDASGRVLRDNVWGPQIEDAARRDFTVNAMYYDPETQIVVDYHGGLADVKAKRLRLIGDPATRYREDPVRILRAIRFEAKLGFELDAETAAPIPAIVPQLADVPISRMFDEMIKLLQTGHALASLEVLQKHGLHRGVFPVLEAVFDARRGSDAAERRMAFVRMALSDTDRRVGEGKAVAPSFLLACLLWHDVLDGWTERREAGEHTVPALQGAVDGVFDARIGDVSGRGKLGADMREIWMMQPRLERRQPNTAYTMIEQPRFRAGFDFLRLRADVGEAPAELADWWEDFSLGSDDDREALLSALREAQRPAQRRVPKAAAKPAPVAAPGAAPADADTATAIDTAADAAGDDDASEPDDGPAGEAAEGGSAPARKRRRRRRKPAGGGQGAAPAGGGDAA from the coding sequence ATGATCAAGAAGCTGATCCAGCGCCTGCTCGGCCAGGGCGATGCCACGGCCCAAGCGGCCGCGGCCGTCACACCCGGCGCCGCGGCACCGGCAGGCGCTCCGGCGCGACCCAAGATCCCGCTGGGAAAGCGCGTGGAGGTGCCGGTCTCCGAGCACGGCATCGACCGCCAGCTGGTGGACGAGCGCGCCATCAAGGTGGTGCGCACGCTGCAGCAGGCCGGCTACCAGGCCTACATCGTGGGCGGCGCGGTACGCGACCTGCTGGTGGGCCGCGCGCCCAAGGACTTCGACGTGGCCACCGATGCCACGCCCGAGCAGGTCAAGGCGCAGTTCCGCCGCGCCTTCATCATCGGCCGGCGTTTCCGCATCGTGCACGTGGTGCATGGCCGTGGCCGCGACCACGAGGTGATCGAGGTCTCGACCTTCCGCGCCTACCTCGACGCCAGCGATGCCACCCAGGTGGGCGGCAACGAGAAGACCAGCAAGGCCGAGCTGGCCGGCCAGGCGCATGCGGTGGACGCCAGCGGCCGCGTGCTGCGCGACAACGTCTGGGGCCCGCAGATCGAGGACGCCGCGCGCCGCGACTTCACGGTCAACGCCATGTACTACGACCCCGAGACCCAGATCGTGGTTGACTACCACGGCGGCCTGGCCGACGTGAAGGCCAAGCGCCTGCGCCTGATCGGCGACCCGGCCACGCGCTACCGCGAAGACCCGGTGCGCATCCTGCGGGCCATCCGCTTCGAGGCCAAGCTGGGCTTCGAGCTCGATGCCGAGACGGCCGCGCCCATCCCGGCCATCGTGCCGCAGCTGGCCGATGTGCCGATCTCGCGCATGTTCGACGAGATGATCAAGCTGCTGCAGACCGGCCACGCGCTGGCCAGCCTGGAGGTGCTGCAAAAGCACGGCCTGCACCGCGGCGTGTTCCCGGTGCTGGAGGCGGTGTTCGACGCCCGCCGCGGCAGCGACGCGGCCGAGCGGCGCATGGCCTTCGTGCGCATGGCCTTGTCGGATACCGACCGCCGCGTGGGCGAAGGCAAGGCGGTGGCGCCCAGCTTCCTGCTGGCCTGCCTGCTGTGGCACGACGTGCTGGACGGCTGGACCGAGCGCCGCGAGGCCGGCGAGCACACCGTGCCGGCGCTGCAGGGCGCGGTGGACGGGGTGTTCGATGCCCGCATCGGCGATGTCTCGGGCCGCGGCAAGCTGGGTGCCGACATGCGCGAGATCTGGATGATGCAGCCGCGCCTGGAGCGCCGGCAGCCCAACACCGCCTACACCATGATCGAGCAGCCGCGCTTTCGCGCCGGCTTCGACTTTCTGCGCCTGCGCGCCGATGTGGGCGAGGCGCCGGCCGAGCTGGCCGACTGGTGGGAAGACTTCTCGCTGGGCAGCGACGATGACCGCGAAGCCCTGCTGAGCGCGCTGCGCGAGGCCCAGCGCCCCGCGCAGCGCCGTGTGCCCAAGGCTGCCGCCAAGCCGGCGCCCGTGGCCGCGCCGGGCGCCGCGCCCGCTGATGCCGATACCGCCACCGCCATCGACACAGCCGCCGACGCCGCGGGCGACGACGACGCCAGCGAGCCCGATGACGGCCCGGCCGGCGAGGCCGCCGAGGGTGGCAGCGCGCCGGCCCGCAAGCGCCGCCGCCGCCGCCGCAAGCCGGCCGGTGGCGGGCAGGGTGCAGCCCCAGCCGGTGGTGGCGACGCCGCCTGA
- a CDS encoding SirB1 family protein yields the protein MRHLPLHPPGALEYFANLVAEDEGFALLEAAICVAQDDVPGLDVQAVLGDLDRLAGRLKARLPVDASALTRVRALNRYFFDELGFAGNINDYYDRHNSYVHAVLASRRGIPITLALVYIELAGQLGLSAHGVSFPGHFLVKLRLPQGEVLLDPFNGRSLSREELDERLQPYRRRQGLEGDFEAPLGLFLQAAPGRDVLARLLRNLKEIHRSAEDWLRLLAVQQRLVLLLPAAAEERRDRGLVWAELGRHGEAVADLEAYLAGAPGADDAAALRERLAELRRNGAPRLH from the coding sequence ATGCGACACCTGCCGCTGCATCCGCCCGGCGCACTCGAGTACTTCGCCAACCTGGTGGCCGAAGACGAGGGCTTTGCGCTGCTCGAGGCGGCGATCTGCGTGGCCCAGGACGACGTGCCGGGCCTGGACGTGCAGGCCGTGCTGGGCGACCTCGACCGCCTGGCCGGACGCCTGAAGGCGCGGCTGCCGGTGGATGCCTCGGCGCTCACCCGGGTGCGCGCGCTCAACCGCTACTTCTTCGACGAGCTGGGCTTTGCCGGCAACATCAACGACTACTACGACCGCCACAACAGCTACGTGCATGCGGTGCTGGCCAGCCGGCGCGGCATCCCGATCACGCTGGCGCTGGTCTACATCGAGCTGGCCGGCCAGCTCGGCCTGTCGGCGCATGGCGTGTCGTTTCCAGGGCATTTCCTGGTCAAGCTGCGGCTGCCGCAGGGCGAGGTGCTGCTCGATCCGTTCAACGGCCGCTCGCTGTCGCGCGAAGAGCTCGACGAGCGGCTGCAGCCCTACCGCCGCCGCCAGGGGCTGGAGGGCGACTTCGAGGCGCCGCTGGGCCTGTTTCTGCAGGCGGCGCCGGGCCGCGACGTGCTGGCCCGGCTGTTGCGCAACCTCAAAGAGATCCACCGCAGCGCCGAAGACTGGCTGCGCCTGCTGGCCGTGCAGCAGCGCCTGGTGCTGCTGCTGCCGGCCGCCGCCGAAGAGCGCCGTGACCGCGGCCTGGTGTGGGCCGAGCTGGGCCGCCATGGCGAGGCGGTGGCCGATCTCGAGGCCTACCTGGCCGGGGCGCCGGGTGCCGACGACGCCGCCGCGCTGCGTGAGCGTCTGGCCGAGCTGCGCCGCAACGGCGCGCCGCGCCTGCACTGA
- the rpsT gene encoding 30S ribosomal protein S20, whose amino-acid sequence MATSSKAKKKTVRLASGRKRARQDVKLNAANTSLRSHFRTVIKNVQKALDKAAAGGDKAVPAELFKKAQPVIDSIADKGLFHKNKAARHKSRLAAKIKALATAA is encoded by the coding sequence ATGGCCACCTCCTCCAAAGCCAAGAAGAAAACCGTCCGTCTGGCATCCGGCCGCAAGCGCGCCCGCCAAGACGTCAAGCTGAACGCCGCGAATACCTCGCTGCGCTCGCATTTCCGCACCGTCATCAAGAACGTGCAGAAGGCCCTCGACAAGGCCGCTGCAGGTGGCGACAAGGCCGTTCCGGCCGAGTTGTTCAAGAAGGCACAGCCGGTGATCGACTCGATCGCCGACAAGGGCCTCTTCCACAAGAACAAGGCAGCTCGCCACAAGAGCCGCCTGGCCGCCAAGATCAAGGCACTGGCAACCGCCGCCTGA
- a CDS encoding HAD family hydrolase: protein MNLALFDLDGTLIPGDSDHAFGAFMIALGWVDAAEHARRNDAFYQQYLAGCLDIDAYVEFATHAWRARPLAEQQAARERFMAEVMAPMIQPQALELVRAHQQAGDLVAIVTATNEFVTRPVATAFGVPELIAVALERDAAGHATGRIAGVPSFREGKIARVDDWLAARGHAFGDFARTVFYSDSTNDLPLLERVSEPVATNPGPALETIARERGWRILRLFDQ from the coding sequence ATGAACCTGGCCCTGTTCGACCTGGACGGCACGCTGATCCCCGGCGACTCCGACCACGCCTTCGGCGCCTTCATGATCGCGCTCGGCTGGGTCGATGCCGCCGAGCACGCCCGTCGCAACGACGCCTTCTACCAGCAGTACCTGGCCGGTTGTCTGGACATCGACGCGTATGTCGAGTTCGCCACCCATGCCTGGCGTGCGCGGCCGCTGGCCGAGCAGCAGGCCGCGCGCGAGCGTTTCATGGCCGAGGTGATGGCGCCGATGATCCAGCCGCAGGCGCTCGAACTGGTGCGTGCGCACCAGCAGGCCGGCGACCTGGTGGCCATCGTCACCGCCACCAACGAGTTCGTTACGCGGCCGGTGGCCACGGCCTTCGGCGTGCCAGAGCTGATCGCGGTGGCGCTCGAGCGCGACGCCGCGGGCCATGCCACCGGGCGCATTGCCGGCGTGCCCTCGTTCCGCGAAGGCAAGATCGCGCGCGTCGACGACTGGCTGGCTGCGCGCGGCCATGCCTTCGGCGACTTTGCGCGCACCGTTTTCTACAGTGATTCCACCAACGACCTGCCGCTGCTCGAACGGGTGAGCGAGCCGGTGGCCACCAACCCCGGCCCGGCGCTCGAGACCATCGCGCGTGAACGTGGCTGGCGCATCCTGAGGTTGTTCGACCAATGA
- the murJ gene encoding murein biosynthesis integral membrane protein MurJ, whose amino-acid sequence MNLYKAVFSVSALTLLSRITGLVREQIGAALFGTSAMMDAFQIAFRIPNLLRRLFAEGAFSQAFVPLLAATRATDGDEATRDLVDAVATVLAWALVLTCLAGIAAAPLLVWLLASGFTPDTEATATAMTRWMFPYIGCMSMVALASGVLNTWKRFAVPAFTPVLLNVSVIAAALLGVPLLRARGIEPVYALAVGVMLGGVLQLALQVPALARIGMLPRLGLTLGRLRRAWHHPGVRRILAKMAPALLGVSVAQLSLMINSQIASYLGVGAVSSLVYADRLMELPTALLGVALGVVLTPQLSTAKAQGDSAAYSSLLDWGLRLVLLLALPCAVALLLFAQPMVAVLFHRGAFDAQAVHTTTLAVMGYGAGVIGLVGVKVAAGAYFAQQDMATPMRVAIVALVLTQVFNAVFIWGAGMGVAALALSIGLAANANAGLLLLGLRRRGSYVPAAGWAMLALRVVLGSAVMAVWMWLLARHIDWLALGSNEALRAAAMAAALASAAVIYFGVLHLTGIRLRSFLRKS is encoded by the coding sequence ATGAATCTTTACAAGGCTGTCTTCTCCGTCTCGGCGCTCACGCTGCTGTCGCGCATCACCGGGCTGGTGCGCGAGCAGATCGGCGCCGCGCTGTTCGGCACCTCGGCGATGATGGATGCGTTCCAGATCGCCTTTCGCATCCCCAACCTGCTGCGCCGGCTGTTTGCCGAGGGCGCCTTCTCGCAGGCCTTCGTGCCGCTGCTGGCCGCCACCCGCGCCACCGATGGCGACGAGGCCACGCGCGACCTCGTTGATGCCGTGGCCACCGTGCTGGCCTGGGCGCTGGTGCTCACCTGCCTGGCCGGCATTGCCGCCGCGCCGCTGCTGGTGTGGCTGCTGGCCTCGGGGTTCACGCCCGATACCGAGGCCACCGCCACCGCGATGACGCGCTGGATGTTTCCGTACATCGGCTGCATGTCGATGGTGGCGCTGGCCTCGGGCGTGCTCAACACCTGGAAGCGCTTCGCGGTGCCGGCCTTCACGCCGGTGCTGCTGAACGTCTCGGTGATTGCCGCAGCGCTGCTGGGTGTGCCGCTGCTGCGTGCGCGCGGCATCGAGCCGGTGTATGCGCTGGCCGTCGGCGTGATGCTCGGCGGCGTGCTGCAGCTGGCGCTGCAGGTGCCGGCGCTGGCGCGCATCGGCATGCTGCCGCGGCTGGGTCTCACGCTCGGCCGCCTGCGCCGCGCCTGGCATCACCCGGGCGTGCGCCGCATCCTGGCCAAGATGGCGCCGGCGCTGCTGGGCGTGTCGGTGGCGCAGCTGAGCCTGATGATCAATTCGCAGATCGCCTCGTACCTGGGGGTGGGGGCGGTCTCGTCGCTGGTGTATGCCGACCGGCTGATGGAGCTGCCCACCGCCTTGCTGGGGGTGGCGCTTGGCGTGGTGCTGACGCCGCAGCTGTCGACGGCCAAGGCCCAGGGCGACAGCGCCGCGTATTCGTCGCTGCTCGACTGGGGGCTGCGCCTGGTGCTGCTGCTGGCGCTGCCTTGCGCGGTGGCGCTGCTGCTGTTTGCGCAGCCGATGGTGGCGGTGCTGTTCCACCGCGGCGCCTTCGACGCGCAGGCCGTGCACACCACCACGCTGGCGGTGATGGGCTACGGCGCCGGCGTGATCGGCCTGGTGGGCGTGAAGGTGGCGGCGGGGGCCTACTTTGCGCAGCAGGACATGGCCACGCCGATGCGTGTGGCGATCGTGGCGCTGGTGCTCACGCAGGTGTTCAACGCGGTGTTCATCTGGGGGGCCGGCATGGGCGTGGCGGCGCTGGCGTTGTCAATCGGCCTGGCCGCCAATGCCAATGCCGGGCTGCTGCTGCTGGGCCTGAGGCGGCGCGGCAGCTATGTGCCGGCCGCCGGCTGGGCCATGCTGGCGCTGCGGGTGGTGCTGGGCAGTGCGGTGATGGCGGTCTGGATGTGGCTGCTGGCCCGGCACATCGACTGGCTGGCGCTGGGCAGCAACGAGGCCCTGCGCGCGGCCGCGATGGCCGCGGCGCTGGCCTCGGCGGCCGTGATCTACTTCGGCGTACTGCATCTGACGGGCATCCGCCTGCGCAGCTTCCTGCGCAAGTCCTAG
- a CDS encoding AI-2E family transporter gives MTLSPTQRQTLTWTALALAAALLLWLLAPVLTPFLVAAVLAYVLHPMVERLARRGLPRVLAVLLVEVLALLAALSLLLLLVPVLIKEVPALKAQIPPLLDRLDHTLAPWLAQFGIQVNLDLASLKAWLVQLLDDKGDDWLAAALSSARLGGSVMLSLVGNAVLVPVVLFYLLSDWSALVARLQALVPPRLRAPVIAFLDECDAVLGQYLRGQVLVMVALALFYAAALALARFDLALPVGVFTGLAVFVPYIGFGLGLALAVLAALLQFGTLAALGWVALIYGTGQVLESFVLTPRLVGERIGLSPLAVIFALMAFGQLFGFVGVLVALPASAVAVVAARRLRAAYVASEIYRG, from the coding sequence ATGACCCTCAGCCCCACACAACGACAAACGCTCACCTGGACTGCCCTTGCGCTGGCGGCGGCCTTGCTGTTGTGGTTGCTGGCACCGGTGCTGACGCCCTTTCTGGTGGCCGCGGTGCTGGCCTATGTGCTGCACCCGATGGTCGAGCGCCTGGCGCGCCGCGGGCTGCCGCGGGTGCTGGCGGTGCTGCTGGTCGAGGTGCTGGCGCTGCTGGCGGCGCTGTCGCTGCTGCTGCTGCTGGTGCCGGTGCTGATCAAGGAAGTGCCGGCGCTGAAGGCGCAGATCCCGCCGCTGCTCGACCGGCTCGACCACACGCTGGCGCCCTGGCTGGCGCAGTTCGGCATCCAGGTCAACCTGGATCTGGCCAGCCTGAAGGCCTGGCTGGTGCAACTGCTCGACGACAAGGGCGACGACTGGCTGGCCGCCGCGCTCAGCTCGGCGCGCCTGGGTGGCAGCGTGATGCTGTCGCTGGTGGGCAATGCGGTGCTGGTGCCGGTGGTGCTGTTCTACCTGTTGTCCGATTGGTCGGCCCTGGTGGCGCGGCTGCAGGCGCTGGTGCCGCCGCGCCTGCGTGCGCCGGTGATCGCCTTTCTGGACGAGTGCGACGCGGTGCTGGGCCAGTACCTGCGCGGCCAGGTGCTGGTGATGGTGGCGCTGGCGCTGTTCTATGCCGCGGCCCTGGCGTTGGCGCGCTTCGACCTGGCGCTGCCGGTGGGCGTGTTCACCGGGCTGGCAGTGTTTGTGCCCTACATCGGCTTCGGCCTGGGCCTGGCGCTGGCGGTGCTGGCCGCGCTGCTGCAGTTCGGCACGCTGGCCGCACTCGGCTGGGTGGCGCTGATCTACGGCACCGGCCAGGTGCTCGAAAGCTTCGTGCTCACGCCGCGCCTGGTGGGCGAGCGCATCGGCCTGTCGCCGCTGGCGGTGATCTTCGCGCTGATGGCCTTCGGCCAGCTGTTCGGTTTTGTCGGCGTGCTGGTGGCCTTGCCGGCCAGTGCGGTGGCGGTGGTGGCGGCGCGGCGGCTTCGGGCGGCCTATGTGGCCAGCGAGATCTACCGCGGATGA
- a CDS encoding IS630 family transposase, with product MRVAKTIELDADTERELRVLAKRRTVEARLQQRALVVLLAAEGRQNKDIAVDAGLDRRQVAMWRERFLSGGIDALRKDAPRSGRPATITAEMESRIVQATLHDKPVDATHWSTRTLAAHLGVGATTVRRVWQSNGLKPHLSRTFKLSRDPRFEDKLLDVVGLYMNPPEHALVLSCDEKSQIQALNRTQPGLPMKRGRAGTVTHDYKRHGTTTLFAALNTVDGKVISMCQPRHRHTEWLKFLRLIDRRTPKHLGLHLIVDNYATHSHPEVQKWLARHPRFVMHFTPTSASWLNMVERFFRDITDKRIRRDSFASVAELELAIDLYVAHHNIDPKPFIWTARATDILAKVTRAKAALVTAPE from the coding sequence GTGCGGGTTGCCAAGACGATTGAACTGGACGCAGACACCGAGCGCGAGCTCCGTGTGCTGGCCAAGCGCCGAACGGTGGAGGCCCGGTTGCAGCAGCGTGCGCTGGTCGTGCTGCTGGCCGCCGAGGGCCGGCAGAACAAGGACATCGCTGTCGATGCAGGACTGGATCGGCGCCAGGTCGCCATGTGGCGCGAGCGCTTCCTCAGCGGTGGCATCGACGCGCTGCGCAAGGACGCCCCACGCAGCGGCCGTCCGGCCACGATCACCGCTGAGATGGAGTCGCGCATCGTGCAGGCCACGCTGCACGACAAGCCGGTCGACGCCACGCACTGGAGCACCCGCACCTTGGCCGCGCACCTGGGTGTGGGAGCCACCACCGTGCGTCGGGTTTGGCAGAGCAACGGCCTGAAGCCGCACCTGAGCCGCACGTTCAAGCTCTCGCGTGATCCACGGTTCGAGGACAAGTTGCTCGACGTCGTCGGCCTGTACATGAACCCGCCCGAGCACGCCCTGGTGCTCAGCTGCGACGAGAAGAGCCAGATCCAGGCGCTCAACCGTACACAGCCGGGTCTGCCGATGAAGCGCGGGCGTGCCGGCACCGTGACCCACGACTACAAGCGCCACGGCACGACCACGCTGTTTGCCGCGCTCAACACGGTGGACGGCAAGGTGATCTCGATGTGCCAGCCGCGCCACCGGCATACCGAGTGGCTGAAGTTCTTGCGGCTGATCGACCGCCGCACGCCCAAGCACCTGGGCCTTCACCTGATCGTGGACAACTACGCCACCCACAGCCACCCCGAGGTGCAGAAATGGCTGGCGCGTCATCCGCGGTTCGTCATGCACTTCACGCCGACCAGCGCTTCGTGGCTGAACATGGTCGAACGCTTCTTCCGCGACATCACCGACAAGCGCATCCGGCGTGACAGCTTCGCCAGCGTTGCCGAACTGGAGCTGGCCATCGACCTGTACGTGGCCCATCACAACATCGATCCCAAGCCGTTCATCTGGACGGCCCGCGCGACCGACATCCTGGCCAAGGTGACCCGGGCCAAGGCCGCCCTGGTCACCGCACCGGAATAA
- a CDS encoding DUF3579 domain-containing protein, whose translation MTAAKPREFFIQGITSNGRQFRPSDWAERLAGALSSFRPKGSGIGAHIGYSPLCVPRVIEGVKCVIVNEALRDVEPMAWEFVMSFARDNDLQVAEACLLPDPPLASVAMPVKKTANG comes from the coding sequence ATGACCGCAGCCAAACCCCGCGAGTTCTTCATCCAGGGCATCACCAGCAACGGCCGCCAGTTTCGGCCGAGCGACTGGGCCGAGCGCCTGGCCGGTGCACTGTCGTCGTTCCGGCCCAAGGGCTCGGGCATCGGTGCCCACATCGGCTACTCGCCGCTGTGCGTGCCGCGTGTCATCGAGGGCGTGAAGTGCGTGATCGTCAACGAGGCACTGCGCGACGTCGAGCCGATGGCCTGGGAGTTCGTGATGAGCTTTGCCCGCGACAACGACCTGCAGGTGGCCGAGGCCTGCCTGCTGCCCGACCCGCCGCTGGCCAGCGTGGCCATGCCGGTCAAGAAGACCGCGAACGGCTGA
- the hda gene encoding DnaA regulatory inactivator Hda gives MKQMPLPIAPPPAERFDTVLVGANAAAVQHLRGLGLDGVAAAPVYLWGETGSGKTRLLRALAAERQASGERVGWFDAADALPWGFDEAWSLVVVDRCEQLDAARQQAAFALFIDAGTHGVQWLAAGRQPPVDLPLRDDLRTRLGWGHIFALQPLGEAETRSALRREADRRGIFLSDDVMDYLLTRFTRNLGHLMAMLDRLDEFALAEHRAITVPLLKKMLAEDSTLAGPAEAAR, from the coding sequence ATGAAGCAGATGCCGCTGCCCATTGCGCCGCCACCGGCCGAGCGCTTCGACACCGTGCTGGTGGGCGCCAACGCCGCCGCGGTGCAGCACCTGCGCGGCCTGGGCCTGGATGGCGTGGCCGCCGCGCCGGTGTACCTGTGGGGCGAAACCGGCAGTGGCAAGACGCGCCTGCTGCGCGCGCTGGCCGCCGAGCGCCAGGCCAGCGGCGAGCGTGTGGGCTGGTTCGACGCCGCCGACGCGCTGCCCTGGGGCTTTGACGAGGCCTGGTCGCTGGTGGTGGTGGATCGTTGCGAGCAGTTGGATGCCGCACGCCAGCAGGCGGCCTTTGCGCTGTTCATCGACGCCGGCACGCATGGCGTGCAGTGGCTGGCCGCCGGCCGCCAGCCGCCGGTCGACCTGCCGCTGCGCGACGACCTGCGCACCCGTCTGGGCTGGGGCCACATCTTCGCGCTGCAGCCGCTGGGCGAGGCCGAGACCCGCAGCGCGCTGCGCCGCGAGGCCGACCGCCGCGGCATCTTTCTCTCTGACGACGTGATGGACTACCTGCTCACCCGTTTCACCCGCAACCTGGGGCACCTGATGGCCATGCTCGATCGGCTGGATGAATTTGCGCTGGCCGAGCACCGCGCCATCACCGTGCCGCTGCTCAAGAAGATGCTGGCCGAAGACAGCACGCTGGCCGGCCCGGCGGAGGCGGCCCGATGA
- a CDS encoding aspartate aminotransferase family protein, whose translation MTSHVMNTYGRLPFALSHGRGCRVWDTDGREYLDALGGIAVNTLGHAHPRLVPALQEQVGKLIHCSNYYAAPLQEELAAELCRLSGLDAVFFCSTGLEANEGALKIARKFGHDKGISRPEVIVYDKAFHGRSIATLSATGNPKVQAGFEPLVEGFVRLPLNDLDAVRAAVQGNPNIVAIFLETIQGEGGINPTRVEVLQGLRQLCDQHDLLLMLDEVQCGIGRTGQWFAHQWAGIRPDVMPLAKGLGSGVPIGAIVAGPRAAKVLQPGNHGTTFGGNPLAMRAGIETLKIMQEDGLLEHAAAMGERLRSGLAAALDAEFAQGKVRQMRGQGLMLGLELDRPCGVLLTQAAEAGLLISVTADSVVRLLPPLIISAAEVDEIIAKLVPLVRAFLSQPAA comes from the coding sequence ATGACGTCCCATGTGATGAACACCTACGGCCGACTGCCTTTTGCGCTGTCGCACGGCCGAGGCTGCCGCGTGTGGGACACCGACGGCCGCGAGTACCTCGATGCGCTGGGCGGCATCGCCGTCAACACCCTCGGCCACGCCCACCCCCGGCTGGTGCCCGCGCTGCAGGAGCAGGTGGGCAAGCTGATCCACTGCAGCAACTACTACGCCGCGCCGCTGCAGGAGGAACTGGCCGCCGAGCTGTGCCGGCTGTCGGGCCTGGACGCGGTGTTCTTCTGCTCCACCGGGCTCGAGGCCAACGAGGGCGCGCTGAAGATCGCGCGCAAGTTCGGCCACGACAAGGGCATTTCGCGCCCCGAGGTCATCGTCTACGACAAGGCCTTCCACGGCCGCTCGATCGCCACGCTCAGCGCCACCGGCAACCCCAAGGTGCAGGCCGGCTTCGAGCCGCTGGTTGAAGGCTTCGTGCGCCTGCCGCTGAACGACCTGGACGCGGTGCGCGCCGCCGTTCAGGGCAATCCCAACATCGTTGCCATCTTCCTCGAGACCATCCAGGGTGAAGGCGGCATCAACCCCACCCGCGTGGAAGTGCTGCAGGGCCTGCGCCAGCTGTGCGACCAGCACGACCTGTTGCTGATGCTCGATGAAGTGCAGTGCGGCATCGGCCGCACCGGCCAGTGGTTCGCCCACCAGTGGGCCGGCATCCGCCCCGACGTGATGCCGCTGGCCAAGGGCCTGGGCTCGGGCGTGCCCATCGGGGCCATCGTGGCCGGCCCGCGCGCGGCCAAGGTGCTGCAGCCGGGCAACCACGGCACCACCTTCGGCGGCAACCCGCTGGCCATGCGCGCCGGCATCGAGACGCTGAAGATCATGCAGGAGGACGGCCTGCTGGAACACGCCGCGGCGATGGGCGAGCGCCTGCGCAGCGGCCTGGCCGCCGCGCTGGACGCCGAGTTCGCCCAGGGCAAGGTCAGGCAGATGCGCGGCCAGGGCCTGATGCTGGGCCTGGAGCTCGACCGCCCCTGCGGCGTGCTGCTGACCCAGGCCGCCGAGGCCGGCCTGCTGATCAGCGTCACCGCCGACAGCGTGGTGCGCCTGCTGCCGCCGCTGATCATCAGCGCGGCCGAGGTCGACGAGATCATCGCCAAGCTCGTGCCGCTGGTGCGGGCCTTTCTCAGCCAGCCGGCGGCCTGA
- the argF gene encoding ornithine carbamoyltransferase, with product MKPGTSLMKHYLQFKDLRAEEYAYLFDRAAIIKKRFKNYERYTPLNDRTLAMIFEKASTRTRVSFEAGMYQLGGSVVHLTTGDSQLGRSEPIQDTARVISRMVDLVMIRTFEQTRIREFAAASRVPVINGLTNEYHPCQILADIFTFIEHRGSIAGKVVAWVGDGNNMANTWLQAAEILGFTLHVSTPSGYEVDPAVAGISSSSCYKLFDNPLEACRGAHLVTTDVWTSMGYEAENEARLKAFADWCVDAEMMAVAQADALFMHCLPAHRGEEVTADVIDGAQSVVWDEAENRMHVQKALMEFLLLGRIG from the coding sequence ATGAAACCCGGTACCAGCCTGATGAAGCACTACCTGCAATTTAAGGACCTGCGGGCCGAGGAGTACGCCTACCTCTTCGACCGCGCCGCCATCATCAAGAAGCGCTTCAAGAACTACGAGCGCTACACGCCGCTGAACGACCGCACGCTGGCGATGATCTTCGAGAAGGCCAGCACGCGCACGCGGGTGAGCTTCGAGGCCGGCATGTACCAGCTGGGCGGCTCGGTGGTGCACCTGACCACCGGCGACAGCCAGCTCGGCCGCAGCGAGCCGATCCAGGACACCGCACGCGTGATCAGCCGCATGGTCGACCTGGTGATGATCCGCACCTTCGAGCAGACCCGCATCCGCGAATTTGCCGCGGCCTCGCGCGTGCCGGTGATCAACGGCCTGACCAACGAGTACCACCCCTGCCAGATCCTGGCCGACATCTTCACCTTCATCGAGCACCGCGGCAGCATCGCCGGCAAGGTGGTGGCCTGGGTGGGCGACGGCAACAACATGGCCAACACCTGGCTGCAGGCGGCCGAGATCCTGGGCTTCACGCTGCATGTCAGCACGCCCTCGGGCTACGAGGTCGACCCGGCCGTGGCCGGCATCTCCAGCAGCAGCTGCTACAAGCTGTTCGACAACCCGCTCGAGGCCTGCCGCGGCGCCCACCTGGTGACCACCGATGTGTGGACCAGCATGGGTTACGAGGCCGAGAACGAGGCCCGCCTCAAGGCCTTTGCCGACTGGTGCGTCGACGCCGAGATGATGGCCGTGGCCCAGGCCGACGCGCTGTTCATGCACTGCCTGCCGGCACACCGCGGCGAGGAGGTCACGGCCGATGTCATCGACGGTGCGCAAAGCGTGGTCTGGGACGAGGCCGAGAACCGCATGCATGTGCAGAAGGCGCTGATGGAGTTTTTGCTGCTGGGCCGCATCGGCTAG